From the genome of Gemmatimonadaceae bacterium:
AGTTCGCTTGAGCCGTCAGGCCCTTGTCGTCGGAGCGTCCGCTGCGGACGACTCCGTGCTCGATTCGACGCTGCATCGATTTGGCTATGTCCGCATGCTACGGGCCGATTCCATGTCGCAGGCGATCGAGCGGCATGGACGAGTGCCGGTGGACCTGTTGGTGTTGCCACTCGACGACGTCGATGATGCCGGACTCGCGGCGATCGATCGCACCGTCTGGCGCGAACATGAACTGAGGGTCATCGCCACCGGTCCGGTTGCCGATCCCCGGTTGATGCTGCGCGCGATGCGCGCGGGAATCCAGGAGTTTCTCGTTCGGCCGCTCGTGGAGGAGGAGTGCCACAGCGCGGTCGATCGACTGCACAAGCGCGTGGACCCGGCCGAATCGAAGGGGCAGGTATTCGCCGTGTACAGCGCCAAGGGCGGCGTTGGCGTGAGTACCGTGGCCGTCAACCTGGCGAGCACCATTGCCACCCTGCATCCGGCGTCCCGCGTGTCCGTGGCGGATATTGGTGTCCCCGGCGGCGACGCCAGCATTCTGCTCAACCTGCGCCCCACCTACAATCTCGGCGACCTCGCCTCGAAGATTGATCGCCTTGACGATGAACTGCTGAACTCGGTGCTCACTCCGGCCGGTGATGGATTGTGGATGCTCGCCGCAACCGAGCGCCCGGAAGACGGCGAAGGCATCAGTGCGAAAGTGATTGCGACAGTGGTGGCGCAACTGCGATCCACATTTGCGTTCACCGTCCTGGATTGCGAGCACCAGTTGAACGACCGCACGTTGGCCGCGCTTGACGCCGCCGACCGCATTCTGCTGTTGACCGAACTGCAGGTGCCCGCCATGCGCTCGACGCAGCGGACACTGGGGATGTTCCGACGTCTCGGGTATCCCACCGAGAAGATTGCGGTGGTCATCAACCGCTACCGGTCGGGCGACGTGGTCTCGTCGGCCGAAGCGGCCGAAGTGTTCAAGGAGGAGATTTTCTTCAAGGTGCCGAACGACTACAAGATCGTCTCGGAAGCCGGCACCGCCGGCGTGCCGGTCGAAATCAAGGATCCCAATTCGCCGTTGACGTTCGCCTATCGCCAACTGGCGCAGAAGCTCGCCGGCGGGACCATCCCGTTCGCCGCACCGCACGCCGCCCAGAATGGATCGCGGGCTGGTCTGCGCGGCCTGTTTGCGCGAAAGAGAACCGGCGCATGACCCTGATGGATCGGTTGACCGGCCGCAAGTCGGCCGTGGTTCCGACACCGCG
Proteins encoded in this window:
- a CDS encoding P-loop NTPase, which translates into the protein MLDSTLHRFGYVRMLRADSMSQAIERHGRVPVDLLVLPLDDVDDAGLAAIDRTVWREHELRVIATGPVADPRLMLRAMRAGIQEFLVRPLVEEECHSAVDRLHKRVDPAESKGQVFAVYSAKGGVGVSTVAVNLASTIATLHPASRVSVADIGVPGGDASILLNLRPTYNLGDLASKIDRLDDELLNSVLTPAGDGLWMLAATERPEDGEGISAKVIATVVAQLRSTFAFTVLDCEHQLNDRTLAALDAADRILLLTELQVPAMRSTQRTLGMFRRLGYPTEKIAVVINRYRSGDVVSSAEAAEVFKEEIFFKVPNDYKIVSEAGTAGVPVEIKDPNSPLTFAYRQLAQKLAGGTIPFAAPHAAQNGSRAGLRGLFARKRTGA